One window of Triticum dicoccoides isolate Atlit2015 ecotype Zavitan chromosome 5A, WEW_v2.0, whole genome shotgun sequence genomic DNA carries:
- the LOC119298951 gene encoding 2-methyl-6-phytyl-1,4-hydroquinone methyltransferase 2, chloroplastic-like: MAMASAHAPSGAGSLAPRGALRVRAPAGLGYLGLGPSRPALRPVALARRAAPSGARSPLLRCAAASSPPAAAAARPASAPRFIQHKKEAFWFYRFLSIVYDHVINPGHWTEDMRDDALEPADLHSRKLKVVDVGGGTGFTTLGIVRHVDPANVTLLDQSPHQLEKARQKEALKGVDIMEGDAEDLPFPTDTFDRYVSAGSIEYWPDPQRGIKEAYRVLRLGGKACLIGPVHPTFWLSRFFADMWMLFPTEEEYIEWFTKAGFKDVQLKRIGPKWYRGVRRHGLIMGCSVTGVKRESGDSPLQLGPKAEDVSKPVNPITFFFRFLMGTICAAYYVLVPIYMWIKDQIVPKGMPI; this comes from the exons ATGGCGATGGCCTCCGCGCACGCGCCGAGCGGCGCCGGGAGCCTGGCGCCGCGCGGGGCGCTGAGGGTGCGCGCGCCCGCCGGGCTGGGCTACCTCGGCCTCGGCCCCTCCAGGCCGGCCCTCCGCCCCGTCGCCCTCGCGAGGCGCGCCGCCCCCTCGGGCGCCCGGTCCCCGCTGCTCAGGTGCGCCGCGGCCTCCTCGCCCCCGGCCGCTGCGGCGGCGCGGCCCGCCTCGGCGCCGCGCTTCATCCAGCACAAGAAGGAGGCCTTCTGGTTCTACCGCTTCCTCTCCATCGTCTACGACCACGTCATCAACCCGGGCCACTGGACCGAGGACATGCGCGACGACGCGCTCGAGCCCGCCGACCTCCACAGCCGCAAGCTCAAGGTCGTCGACGTCGGCGGCGGCACGGGCTTCACCACGCTCGGCATCGTCAGGCACGTCGACCCCGCCAACGTCACGCTGCTCGACCAGTCGCCCCACCAGCTCGAGAAGGCCAGGCAGAAGGAGGCACTCAAGGGGGTCGACATCATGGAGGGCGACGCCGAGGACCTCCCCTTCCCCACCGACACCTTCGACCGATACGTCTCCGCCGGCAG CATTGAGTACTGGCCTGACCCGCAGCGAGGAATCAAGGAGGCCTACAGGGTCCTCAGGCTCGGCGGGAAAGCTTGTTTGATCGGCCCCGTGCACCCAACCTTTTGGCTGTCTCGCTTTTTTGCCGATATGTGGATGCTGTTCCCCACTGAAGAGGAGTATATTGAATGGTTCACGAAGGCAGGGTTCAAGGATGTTCAGCTCAAGAGGATTGGACCGAAGTGGTACCGTGGTGTCCGTAGGCATGGCCTGATCATGGGGTGCTCCGTGACGGGTGTCAAGAGAGAAAGCGGGGACTCCCCTTTACAG CTTGGTCCGAAGGCTGAAGATGTCAGCAAGCCCGTGAATCCTATCACCTTTTTCTTCCGCTTCCTCATGGGAACAATATGTGCCGCGTACTATGTTCTGGTGCCTATTTACATGTGGATAAAGGACCAGATTGTGCCCAAAGGCATGCCGATCTAA